The following coding sequences lie in one Xanthomonas hyacinthi genomic window:
- a CDS encoding calcium-binding protein: MSNYATVEVRVDLGGADKIPHTFIFISNPDGTTTEYGFAPATSGQTFGPGAVYVTQGHEYTAATYQVELTQQQYNDFMTHIQSTTLNPPSYEVTAGTIPLGTGENCTTWVRDGFQAAGVSMPQGMDWNGSPYGQGVFDYIYDLFKSSPGDPTSEVTWQDMYDLLPQPYKDVIDKVKEYIATSKELVEDTWESIKDFFNDAKKFIARRDPLVLDLDGDGIETVAATGTILFDHDGDGVRSGTGWIASDDGLLVLDRNGNGLIDNGGELFGADTALSDGSKATSGFAALADLDSNEDGVFDAEDAEFDNVRVWRDLNQDGISQAGELFTLDQLGIASINLTPATTADLDLGNGNVVDNRGTFTRTDGTTGLAGDLLLAMNHFFSDFTGSLDPVTVTDEAGRLPGLKGSGAVRDLAEAASLSTNLLSAVQALGPGISRNSMRDELDTIVSLWAGTSTMQSSEEVLETTGTVTRTIYYHGAVPASVTAQGEAAVEAWKQQQHAELAPIIAILEQFNGSSLVSFQNDRVSTGGNTYVWKTITHADSSTEQVMSIVLQPEQISTLLEAYAELKESIYARLVLDTRLDAYMGSLNMQLVDGQLLFDLTGLNSMLSDKRQSNLGEAFQDLVDLYRYAGTFLTSAGWNGAEFLATWVADATTTPEGLDALSFAGIDLATGSLTGTSGNDVLWGDGNGNTLRGGAGGDLLVGNAGNDTLAGDNGRDILLGGSGNDTLNGGAGDDRLIGGVGNDNLTGGDGSDIYIYELGDGQDTINNYDVSAGRFDVLVLGEGITPDGLTATRLNNNLILSINGTTDRITVNNYFTADGAGGYQLDQIRFADGTIWTVDVLKPLVQIPTEGNDNLYGYAGSDTLTGLVGNDAIYGYGDDDVLEGGLGNDSLSGGTGSDTYLFNAGDGQDTIDNYDNSAGRFDVLQLGEGIAPADVTARRSGTNLVLSFAGSTDRITITNYFESDAAGYYRLDEIRFADGSAWNVATVKSLVQIPTEDNDNLYGYASNDNLSGLAGDDAIYGYGGNDVLEGGAGNDFLSGGAGSDIYRFNAGDGQDTIDNYDNSSGRVDALELGEGIAPADVTARRSGNNLILTFAGSTDKITVTNYFESDAAGHYRLDEIRFANGTTWDVQTVKDLVQVPTAGDDALYGYETDDNLSGLDGADTLYGYGGNDRLVGGAGNDLLTGGAGSDVYVVNPGDGQDIINNYDTSANRVDAIEFGAGIAASDVTIRRSGAHLVLTINGTDDRITVSNYFDQDAAGYYRLDEIRFADETVWNIETVKALVQVPTEGADTLYGYATNDNLTGAGGNDTLYGYGGNDVLAGDSGNDTLDGGAGSDTYLFDLGDGQDTINNYDTSNGRTDVLLFGQNVVPADVTVRRVNDNLVLAINGTDDRVTISNYFNGDAAGAYQLDEIRFAGSLGTVWDVNAVKALVLAPTSGDDTLQGYASNDTIAGGNGNDTIYGNAGDDLLQGESGNDVLYGGAGHDTLVGGEGNDSLNGDAGDDVLQGGLGNDSLNGGAGSDTYLFNAGDGQDVISNYDTSTGRVDVLQLGEGILSTDVTARRSNNDLVLAFAGSDDRVIVSNYFAGDAAGNYQLDQIRFADETVWDVATVKALVLVPTSGNDILQGYASDDVLAGGDGNDTIYGNSGDDVLQGESGSDVLYGGAGHDTLVGGEGNDSLNGDAGDDVLQGGLGNDSLNGGAGSDTYLFNAGDGQDVITNYDTSAGRVDVLQLGEGILSAEVTARRSNNDLVLTFAGSDDRVTVSNYFIGDAAGNYQLDLIRFADETAWDVEAVKALVLLPTTGADTLQGYASDDAISGGAGDDILYGNAGNDTLHGQDGNDTLYGGNDDDTVTGGVGTDTLNGDADDDVLDGGIDNDILRGGAGNDHLTGGLGNDQVEGGEGDDHYHFAAGDGQDTINDTQGLSTIHLSGLPLGQVYLRRDGTALVLRFIGSSTDQIRLVNFFDTSTQLALRGVVIDTGDGTPWSLDAAAVDAAALLGTSLDDVIDGNTLDNAIEGLAGNDTLRGGAGADTLDGGAGNDALYGQAGGDVLTGGEGNDLLDGGTGADQLAGGSGDDTYVVDDVGDVVTEAAEAGNDLVRTSISYVLPENVERVELTGTADIDGTGNALDNTLTGNSGNNRLQGLAGDDVLFGNDGDDTLDGGTGNDQLHGGSGADVLLGGVGNDVLDGGAGVDQLMGGAGDDLYQVDESGDVIVELADEGIDVVQSTAYSYALSANVEHLTLVQGSSAYEGIGNALDNVLTGNGNDNRLDGGAGADTLIGGLGNDTYVANNVDDVVVENASEGTDTVESSISYTLGATLENLTLLGTANLDATGNTDDNMIRGNAGNNRIEGGAGADTLYGGAGDDDYVAVSASDRVYEYADEGTDTVERVFETNLVLENNVENLILGAGITTGNGNGLDNTITGNAGDNTLAGLDGDDVLHGLDGDDALFGGNGTDALYGGTGDDYLDGGAGIDYMEGGVGNDNYILDHSDDVVVEAVGEGTDQVQASASYALSANIEDLFLTGSAAINGAGNDWDNYIAGNGAANTIHGGGGNDTIVGGGGDDTLVGGAGDDKYVFDASSGSDVVDNADGGFDGIFFTNGITRERLSFSRDGDDLLIFVDASVVPSVRVLNHFLGGDAAIDYVQPDGGYYLTTAEINQIVAGGSTGGEYDQVIEGTAAGEQLVGSSGKDLIKGLAGDDQLFGMSGDDTLQGGEGDDYLSGGNGSGSGSGDDRLEGGAGADTLVGEDGVNTLIGGAGNDNYVYGGDQDTIDNTGGGTDGVFFNNGIAASDLAFYRDGDDLVIAVAGNASGFVRVTGHFLGGDLALDFVQPASDNMLNTAAINALVQTGYPGSGEPGGGDPDPGEGDPGTGNPGGGNEGNDADYPNVVTGTANGEQLLGSSGRDLIRGLGGADELFGFGGDDKLDGGDGDDYISGGNGSFSGSGNDILIGGAGNDTLVGEDGNDMLIGGAGDDFYYYASGSGSDTVDNTGGGTDWLYFTDVSSTRLSFHQDGDDLIVRVDGDAGQQIRVLDHFLGGEHAISYVQPSNGNAIPASNIPALLTALPQGSSAAAFLAVETSSISSVGLTSLPVASTDSVALDEGLPQAAFQVVSKMAVPEATTLGERNPASDVGEPTRGANIDDDVELPASFVGGPISRPDHVDSWRTHRLMDRHGGITRYWELDGPQFAIDDQLPVSHSAAALELDGLIHAMAGFQSQEAMIMAQHPYEFRQNPAFAVQV; encoded by the coding sequence GGACTTCTTTAATGACGCCAAAAAATTCATTGCGCGCAGGGATCCGCTCGTGCTGGATCTGGATGGGGACGGCATCGAGACCGTTGCTGCGACGGGAACTATTCTCTTCGATCATGACGGTGACGGTGTCAGGAGCGGCACCGGCTGGATTGCCTCTGACGACGGTCTGCTGGTATTAGATCGCAATGGCAACGGATTGATAGACAACGGTGGCGAGTTATTCGGTGCCGATACTGCCTTGTCTGATGGCAGCAAGGCTACCTCAGGTTTTGCCGCACTAGCAGATCTTGACAGTAATGAAGACGGCGTGTTCGACGCCGAGGATGCCGAATTCGACAACGTCCGTGTATGGCGCGACCTGAACCAGGACGGCATCTCCCAGGCGGGAGAGTTGTTTACTTTGGACCAGTTGGGTATCGCTTCCATCAATCTGACCCCAGCAACGACGGCAGACCTCGACCTTGGTAATGGCAATGTGGTCGACAATCGGGGAACGTTCACCCGCACAGATGGCACCACTGGTTTGGCAGGCGATCTCCTGCTGGCAATGAACCATTTCTTCAGCGATTTCACCGGGTCGCTGGACCCTGTGACGGTGACAGACGAGGCCGGGCGGCTTCCCGGACTCAAGGGAAGTGGCGCTGTCCGTGATCTGGCGGAAGCGGCAAGCTTGTCGACGAATCTCCTATCAGCAGTTCAGGCATTGGGGCCTGGGATTTCGCGCAACTCCATGCGGGACGAACTCGATACGATCGTCTCGCTGTGGGCAGGCACCTCTACCATGCAGAGCAGCGAGGAGGTTCTGGAGACCACGGGTACGGTGACGCGCACCATCTACTACCATGGCGCGGTGCCTGCATCCGTGACCGCCCAAGGCGAAGCGGCAGTCGAAGCATGGAAACAGCAGCAGCACGCCGAACTGGCCCCCATCATCGCCATCCTGGAGCAGTTCAACGGCTCCAGTCTGGTCAGTTTCCAGAACGACCGTGTATCGACCGGCGGCAACACCTACGTCTGGAAGACAATAACCCACGCGGACAGCAGCACGGAACAGGTAATGAGTATCGTGCTCCAGCCGGAGCAGATCAGTACGTTGCTGGAAGCCTATGCTGAGCTTAAGGAATCCATCTACGCAAGACTGGTGCTGGACACTCGGCTAGATGCCTATATGGGCAGTCTGAATATGCAGTTGGTGGATGGCCAACTGCTATTCGACCTCACGGGGCTTAATTCCATGCTGAGCGACAAGCGGCAGAGCAACCTGGGCGAGGCTTTCCAGGATCTGGTCGATCTCTATCGCTACGCAGGAACGTTCCTCACTTCGGCAGGCTGGAATGGTGCCGAGTTCCTTGCGACCTGGGTCGCGGATGCCACGACAACTCCCGAGGGACTGGACGCACTGTCGTTCGCGGGGATTGACCTGGCAACAGGAAGCCTGACCGGCACCAGCGGGAATGATGTGCTGTGGGGCGACGGGAACGGCAATACCCTGCGCGGCGGTGCTGGCGGTGATCTGCTGGTGGGCAATGCCGGCAACGATACGCTCGCTGGCGATAACGGGCGGGATATTCTTCTTGGAGGGTCCGGGAACGATACGCTCAACGGCGGAGCGGGCGACGATCGCCTTATCGGTGGAGTGGGTAACGACAACCTGACTGGTGGCGACGGTTCGGACATCTACATCTACGAACTGGGCGATGGTCAAGATACGATCAACAACTACGACGTCAGTGCAGGCAGATTCGACGTTCTTGTGTTGGGTGAAGGTATCACCCCGGATGGCTTGACCGCGACGCGCCTCAACAACAACCTGATCCTGTCCATCAATGGAACGACCGATCGGATCACGGTCAACAACTACTTTACGGCCGATGGCGCGGGCGGGTACCAGCTGGATCAGATCCGCTTCGCGGACGGCACGATCTGGACGGTCGACGTCCTCAAGCCGCTGGTGCAGATCCCAACGGAAGGCAACGACAACCTGTATGGGTACGCCGGCAGCGACACGCTGACGGGGCTCGTGGGCAATGACGCGATTTACGGCTACGGTGACGACGATGTTCTGGAGGGTGGTCTCGGCAACGACAGCTTGTCCGGGGGCACTGGGTCCGACACCTATCTCTTCAATGCCGGCGATGGCCAGGACACCATCGACAACTACGACAACAGCGCAGGTCGGTTCGATGTGCTGCAGCTGGGCGAGGGCATTGCCCCCGCGGACGTGACGGCCCGGCGCTCAGGTACGAACCTGGTGCTGAGTTTCGCCGGCAGCACTGACAGGATCACCATCACCAACTATTTCGAATCGGACGCTGCCGGGTACTATCGCCTGGACGAGATCCGGTTCGCCGATGGATCGGCCTGGAATGTCGCAACCGTCAAGTCGTTGGTCCAGATCCCCACCGAGGACAACGACAACCTCTATGGCTATGCGAGCAATGACAATCTGTCGGGCCTGGCAGGTGACGACGCGATCTATGGGTATGGCGGCAACGATGTGTTGGAAGGTGGGGCGGGCAACGACTTCCTGTCGGGCGGAGCCGGCTCGGACATCTATCGGTTCAATGCCGGGGATGGCCAGGACACCATCGACAACTACGATAACAGCAGCGGAAGAGTTGACGCGCTCGAGTTAGGCGAAGGCATTGCCCCCGCGGACGTGACGGCACGTCGCTCGGGTAACAACCTGATCCTGACGTTCGCCGGCAGCACCGACAAGATCACGGTGACCAACTATTTCGAATCGGACGCTGCTGGGCACTACCGCCTGGATGAAATTCGGTTCGCGAACGGTACGACCTGGGATGTCCAGACGGTCAAAGATCTGGTCCAAGTGCCTACCGCAGGCGACGATGCGCTCTACGGCTATGAGACGGACGACAATCTTTCGGGATTGGATGGGGCCGATACGCTGTATGGGTACGGGGGGAATGATCGTCTCGTTGGCGGGGCCGGCAACGATCTGTTGACGGGCGGAGCCGGTTCGGATGTGTATGTGGTCAACCCTGGTGATGGCCAGGACATCATCAACAACTACGATACGTCCGCTAATCGTGTTGACGCGATCGAGTTTGGTGCCGGCATTGCGGCAAGTGACGTCACTATCCGTCGCAGCGGCGCGCATCTGGTGCTGACCATCAACGGAACCGATGACCGAATCACGGTCTCCAACTACTTCGATCAGGATGCGGCCGGTTACTACCGGCTTGATGAGATCCGATTTGCGGACGAGACGGTCTGGAACATCGAGACGGTCAAGGCCCTGGTCCAAGTGCCGACGGAAGGTGCCGATACGCTCTACGGCTACGCCACAAACGACAACCTGACCGGCGCGGGTGGAAACGACACCCTTTACGGCTACGGCGGCAATGACGTCCTGGCGGGCGATTCGGGCAACGATACACTCGATGGCGGCGCCGGTTCCGACACCTACCTGTTTGACTTGGGGGATGGTCAGGACACGATCAACAACTACGACACCAGCAACGGCCGAACCGATGTGCTGTTGTTCGGACAGAATGTCGTCCCGGCCGATGTCACCGTTCGCCGCGTCAATGACAACCTGGTGCTGGCGATCAACGGCACCGATGATCGGGTGACGATTTCCAACTACTTCAACGGAGATGCGGCGGGCGCTTACCAGCTCGATGAGATCCGGTTCGCCGGCTCGCTGGGTACGGTCTGGGACGTTAATGCTGTCAAGGCGCTCGTGCTGGCGCCGACTAGTGGGGACGATACGCTGCAGGGCTATGCATCAAACGACACCATTGCTGGCGGCAATGGCAACGACACAATCTATGGCAATGCGGGCGACGACCTGCTGCAGGGCGAGTCCGGCAACGATGTACTTTACGGAGGAGCCGGGCACGATACGCTGGTGGGCGGCGAAGGGAACGATTCGCTCAATGGCGATGCGGGTGACGACGTCCTCCAGGGTGGGCTTGGCAACGACAGCCTCAACGGCGGTGCCGGTTCGGATACCTATCTCTTCAACGCGGGCGATGGCCAGGACGTCATCAGCAATTACGACACCAGTACCGGGCGTGTCGACGTGCTGCAGCTGGGTGAGGGCATCCTGTCGACGGACGTGACCGCACGGCGGTCCAACAACGATCTGGTGCTGGCCTTCGCCGGCAGCGACGATCGGGTGATCGTCTCCAACTACTTCGCCGGCGATGCCGCCGGGAACTACCAGCTCGACCAGATCCGCTTCGCCGACGAGACGGTGTGGGATGTGGCGACAGTCAAGGCCTTGGTACTGGTGCCGACCAGCGGCAACGATATCTTGCAGGGCTATGCATCGGACGATGTCCTTGCCGGTGGCGATGGCAATGACACGATCTATGGCAATTCGGGCGATGACGTGCTGCAGGGCGAGTCCGGCAGCGATGTACTTTATGGCGGGGCCGGGCACGATACGCTGGTAGGTGGCGAAGGGAACGATTCGCTCAATGGCGATGCGGGCGACGACGTCCTCCAAGGTGGTCTGGGCAACGACAGCCTCAATGGCGGCGCCGGTTCGGATACCTATCTCTTCAACGCAGGCGATGGCCAGGACGTTATCACCAACTACGACACCAGTGCCGGGCGTGTCGACGTGCTGCAGCTGGGCGAGGGCATCCTGTCGGCGGAGGTGACCGCACGGCGGTCCAACAACGATCTGGTGCTGACCTTCGCCGGCAGCGACGATCGGGTGACCGTCTCCAACTACTTCATCGGCGATGCGGCCGGGAATTACCAACTCGACCTGATCCGTTTCGCCGACGAGACGGCCTGGGACGTGGAGGCGGTCAAGGCGCTGGTGCTGCTGCCGACCACGGGGGCGGACACGCTCCAGGGCTACGCCAGTGACGACGCCATCTCCGGAGGCGCCGGCGACGACATCCTGTACGGCAATGCCGGCAACGACACCCTACATGGTCAGGATGGCAACGACACCCTCTATGGCGGGAACGATGACGACACGGTAACGGGCGGTGTCGGCACCGACACACTCAACGGCGATGCCGACGACGATGTGCTCGATGGCGGTATCGACAACGACATTTTGCGCGGCGGGGCCGGCAATGACCACCTGACCGGCGGATTGGGCAACGATCAGGTGGAAGGCGGCGAGGGCGACGACCATTACCACTTCGCCGCTGGCGATGGGCAGGACACGATCAACGACACCCAGGGCCTGAGCACGATTCACCTGTCGGGTCTGCCGCTTGGGCAGGTCTACTTGCGCCGTGACGGTACGGCACTGGTACTGCGTTTCATCGGGTCTTCGACCGACCAGATCCGGTTGGTCAACTTCTTCGATACAAGCACCCAGCTGGCCCTGCGTGGCGTGGTCATTGACACCGGCGATGGAACTCCTTGGTCGCTGGATGCCGCCGCGGTGGATGCGGCGGCCCTGCTGGGCACGTCGCTGGACGACGTGATCGATGGCAACACGCTGGACAACGCGATCGAAGGCCTGGCCGGTAACGATACGCTCCGCGGCGGTGCCGGTGCGGACACTCTGGACGGCGGCGCAGGCAATGACGCGCTGTACGGCCAGGCCGGCGGCGACGTGCTGACGGGCGGAGAGGGTAACGACCTGCTCGATGGCGGTACGGGGGCCGACCAGTTGGCCGGTGGTAGCGGTGACGACACCTACGTGGTCGACGATGTGGGCGATGTCGTGACCGAGGCCGCCGAGGCAGGTAACGATCTGGTCAGGACCAGCATCAGCTATGTGCTGCCCGAGAACGTCGAGCGTGTCGAACTGACCGGAACCGCCGACATCGACGGCACCGGCAACGCGCTGGACAACACGCTCACCGGCAACAGCGGCAACAACCGCCTGCAGGGACTGGCGGGCGACGACGTGCTCTTCGGCAACGATGGCGACGACACGTTGGACGGCGGCACCGGCAACGATCAGCTACACGGCGGCAGTGGTGCCGACGTGCTGCTCGGCGGTGTCGGCAACGACGTGCTGGACGGTGGCGCGGGCGTCGACCAACTGATGGGTGGCGCCGGGGACGACCTCTACCAGGTGGACGAGTCCGGCGACGTCATCGTCGAACTGGCGGACGAGGGCATCGACGTGGTGCAGTCGACGGCCTACAGCTATGCCCTGTCGGCGAACGTCGAGCACCTGACCCTGGTGCAGGGCAGCAGTGCCTACGAGGGCATCGGCAATGCGCTGGACAACGTGCTGACCGGCAACGGCAACGACAACCGCCTGGACGGCGGCGCCGGTGCCGACACCCTGATCGGCGGCCTGGGCAACGACACCTACGTAGCCAACAACGTGGACGACGTCGTGGTCGAGAACGCCAGCGAAGGCACCGATACGGTGGAATCGAGCATCAGCTACACGCTGGGCGCGACGCTGGAGAACCTGACCCTGCTGGGTACGGCCAACCTGGATGCCACCGGCAACACCGACGACAACATGATCCGCGGCAATGCCGGCAACAACCGCATCGAGGGCGGCGCCGGCGCCGATACGCTGTACGGTGGCGCCGGTGACGACGACTACGTGGCGGTGTCGGCCTCCGACCGCGTGTACGAGTACGCCGACGAGGGCACCGACACCGTCGAGCGCGTGTTCGAGACCAACCTGGTCCTGGAGAACAATGTCGAGAACCTGATCCTGGGTGCGGGGATCACCACCGGCAACGGCAATGGCCTGGACAACACGATCACCGGCAACGCCGGCGACAATACCCTCGCTGGCCTGGACGGGGACGATGTGTTGCATGGGCTGGATGGAGACGATGCGCTGTTCGGTGGAAACGGGACCGATGCGCTGTATGGCGGTACCGGCGACGATTATCTCGACGGGGGCGCTGGCATCGACTACATGGAAGGCGGTGTGGGCAACGACAACTACATCCTCGACCACAGCGACGACGTCGTGGTCGAAGCTGTGGGCGAGGGAACGGACCAGGTCCAGGCCTCGGCGTCGTACGCGCTGTCGGCGAACATCGAGGACCTGTTCCTGACCGGCAGCGCTGCGATCAATGGTGCCGGCAACGACTGGGACAACTACATCGCCGGCAATGGGGCCGCCAACACGATCCACGGCGGTGGCGGCAACGACACGATCGTCGGTGGCGGTGGTGACGATACCCTGGTCGGTGGCGCTGGGGACGACAAATACGTCTTCGACGCCAGTTCGGGCAGCGATGTCGTCGACAATGCCGATGGCGGCTTCGACGGCATCTTCTTCACCAATGGCATTACCCGTGAGCGACTGTCCTTCAGCCGCGACGGCGATGACCTGCTGATCTTTGTCGATGCCAGTGTGGTGCCATCGGTTCGCGTGCTGAACCATTTCCTCGGTGGCGATGCGGCGATCGACTACGTGCAGCCGGATGGCGGCTATTACCTCACTACTGCTGAGATCAACCAGATCGTGGCAGGAGGCAGCACCGGCGGCGAGTATGACCAGGTCATCGAAGGCACCGCGGCCGGCGAGCAACTGGTGGGCAGTTCGGGCAAGGACCTGATCAAGGGCCTGGCGGGCGACGACCAACTGTTCGGCATGAGCGGCGACGACACCCTGCAGGGGGGCGAGGGCGACGACTACCTGTCTGGCGGCAATGGCAGCGGCTCCGGTTCGGGCGATGATCGCCTGGAAGGCGGGGCCGGTGCGGACACGCTGGTGGGCGAGGATGGCGTCAACACCCTGATCGGTGGCGCCGGCAACGACAACTACGTCTACGGCGGCGACCAGGACACGATCGACAATACCGGTGGCGGTACCGATGGCGTGTTCTTCAACAATGGAATCGCCGCCAGCGACCTGGCGTTCTATCGCGATGGCGACGACCTGGTCATCGCCGTGGCCGGCAATGCCAGCGGCTTCGTGCGTGTCACCGGCCACTTCCTCGGCGGCGACCTGGCGCTGGACTTCGTCCAGCCGGCCAGCGACAACATGCTGAACACGGCGGCGATCAATGCTTTGGTCCAGACGGGCTATCCGGGCAGTGGAGAGCCCGGCGGCGGCGATCCCGATCCGGGCGAGGGCGACCCCGGTACCGGCAATCCTGGCGGCGGCAACGAAGGAAACGATGCGGATTACCCAAATGTCGTCACCGGCACGGCGAATGGCGAGCAACTGCTCGGCAGTTCCGGCCGCGATCTGATCCGAGGCCTGGGCGGTGCGGACGAACTGTTCGGTTTCGGTGGCGACGACAAGCTGGACGGTGGCGACGGCGACGACTACATCTCCGGCGGTAACGGTTCCTTCAGCGGGTCGGGCAACGACATCCTGATCGGCGGAGCGGGAAATGACACGCTGGTCGGCGAGGACGGCAACGACATGCTGATCGGCGGGGCAGGAGACGACTTCTACTACTACGCGTCCGGCTCGGGCAGCGACACGGTGGATAACACCGGTGGCGGCACCGACTGGCTCTACTTCACTGATGTCAGTAGCACGCGCCTGAGCTTCCATCAGGATGGTGATGACCTGATCGTCCGCGTTGACGGCGATGCGGGACAGCAGATTCGCGTGCTGGACCACTTCCTGGGCGGCGAACATGCGATCAGCTATGTCCAGCCGAGCAATGGCAATGCGATCCCGGCCTCGAACATTCCGGCGTTGTTGACGGCACTGCCGCAGGGCAGCAGTGCAGCGGCATTCCTGGCCGTGGAAACGAGTTCCATCAGCAGTGTTGGCCTTACATCCTTGCCGGTGGCATCGACCGATTCCGTCGCGCTGGACGAAGGCCTGCCGCAGGCGGCGTTCCAGGTCGTGTCCAAGATGGCGGTGCCCGAAGCTACCACGCTAGGCGAACGGAATCCGGCCAGCGACGTGGGGGAACCAACGAGAGGCGCAAACATCGATGATGACGTCGAGCTTCCTGCGTCCTTCGTCGGCGGGCCAATTTCAAGGCCTGATCACGTCGATTCGTGGAGGACGCACAGGCTGATGGATCGTCATGGGGGGATCACCCGTTATTGGGAATTGGATGGGCCTCAGTTCGCCATCGACGACCAACTGCCGGTAAGCCACTCCGCCGCCGCCCTGGAGTTGGATGGCCTGATCCACGCAATGGCCGGTTTCCAGTCGCAGGAGGCGATGATCATGGCGCAGCATCCTTACGAATTCAGGCAGAACCCGGCGTTCGCAGTGCAAGTGTGA